GGCACCTCAGTCATGCGAGCATGCTCGGCAGTATAATGGTGCACTGTGCTCTGACCCGCACAGTGGACCCCAGGTTTGTTATTCCTGTATATGATACTGTACATTGGAGCGGGCTCAGAGAGCCAGCATGATTATTGAAAGAAAGCACAAGGAGTGGATGGGCGCCTGCTCAGCAACGAAACAGAGGGCTGTTTATCCAAGCTGTTAAATAAGGCTTCAAGTACAACACCCCCCTCCAACTCCACAAGGCCCAAATCTCTCTCATCTGGAGAGCACAGTttccatttaaaatgtcacGTCCCGAACTGCACATTACATCAAATTGTACTTAATGGCATCCAGACAAACTTTAATGTCGTtccaacattttctctctctgcacccCGCAACCCCCACTCGCTCCTTATAGCCAAGCAGGCAatctctccttctccctgttCCACATCTGGACTGCATTCCAGGTGGGGAATTGAGAAAGGGGAGAATGTCAGGAAGGAAAGGTGGAACGCAGAGAGGCTCAAAAAGGAGaactgagaaaaatgttttaggGGGAGATTTTGGTGGAAGTTACGCAAGCTTTTAGGATGTATGACGACAGACGATGTTTGATGATTCATCTTGGGAATATTCCTGTTGTCCTCCGAATCACACGTTGAGAGcagaaatctaaaaaaaacgGGCAATCAGAGATGTGAACCAGCCAATGGGACTAGTGAGATCGAGGCACAGCCCAGGCTAGTGTTTCTGCCAGTggataaacaaaagaaaaacttccAAACACCGGGCCCTCTATGAGGCACTCATCTGTTTCTGAGTCTTTCTTGACATCTAGTGGTGTGATCAGCAGCACACACAAGGCCCGCCCTCTCTGAGACGCTCTGTCAGTCTACAAGTCAGTCATGCAGGGAATGTTTCCAATTAAGGGTTTATTGGGGCATTAAACCCACTTCTTCCACAGTTTATGAGGTTTCAAATTATAACGTGGTGCCATATTTCTTTGCACTAAATACCTTTGTCCATCATTAAGAATTACTATCAGCAGCAGACGTAACAGCAGTAGTGACAACCCTAATGCCAGAAACATTTAACCCAGAACATATATTGCAGCATTGGCTCTATGACGATATGTTTGTAGTAAAGTAAATTTTGTACGACATTTGTACGACACCCTCTGACCCGCGCAGCAGGTGAGGCCTAGAAAAGCTCTGTGCAGTATTTATATATGCAAAGCAAATAACTAATACTTTGTAACCCGTATCAAAGGGATAACACAATACTGTAATAACTgggaaaatgtgaaacatttaagcatataaaaataaataataataaatatgtgcatAGTTGTTGActgcatgtttaaataaaaaaaaatcaaatttatcaagacatttttttttttttatgtaaacatgaATTGTATTTATGCCTATAAAATCCCCCTCTCTCATTTTCCAGCTTTTACTAAATTCAGAGGCTGAAAACTGGAGCAATGCTGCCCTCTCCTGTTAGCAGAGTGAATCATATGGATATTGTTTAAAGGGTGTACAGTATGATTCTAGTTGGACTGCTGTTAGCATCACATTCAACATTAAGATGTCCTAAAAAGGCAATCCAAGTTATAACTCCTCCCTGCTATTGTGCTACTTAACTGCACTCCAACTGTCAGATGTTGGTGACTTGTCGAACCTGTCTTCTAAGAACAGGGATGTGTCCCTGCACCCCATTTATTAACGCTGTTAACTTTTACCAGCAATCAAGTCTATGGTTACTTTGCATTTAGGTAAAGTCTGAATGACAAATCAGCTCATGTAAATGATGAATTTGGGATTTGAACAGGAAGCAGATTGACTAAAAACTTTGTGTAAAACTCCTGGTCAATAAGAGAGATCGgggtagtttttctttttttctttttatatctgTGTAGTTGTTCTAATGTAGATTCCTTGCTGCTCACTTGATAATGTTCAGTTCGCCCACTTTCAAACTTGAACATTCCTtccttttgttaaataaaaaaaatggcattgaTCCAAGCTGTGTCCAATGTTACACTGAAACTATTGTCCATCTGTTCTGGAAATGCTTAAGCCAAATACACTAACTGTGGGAATTAGATCTATCTTTGATCATTTGAACTTCTATATGGGTATTTCAATCTTATAATTTGTGCAAAgttttaaattcataaatgtttttttaaacgttaatctatctatttattaatttaatgttgATCCCTGGTTACTTtagtttgttacattttttgtttttgtttgttttactttttatcccTTAATTTGCTTTCATGTACCCATGTATCAGTTCAATTTAAAATACTATTGTTTATCTATCTTACTGAATTGTGAACCGAttctaaataaagtaaaaaagcaGTGGGATGTGACAACCAAAAGAAAAGACCCAGACACTGTTTCATAAACTAAGttaacattatttcaataaagaaaCAGACTCAGAAATGACAGTTATTAAGAGGGCAGACACTGCCGGAAAGCAGGCGTCTTTACAGTGCACATTTTTCCCAGCGGTTTAGAACGTTTATGTTGCGCGCTAGCAGTAGCTAACCAAAGTGTTAGCCTGCTAATGCTGCTTATATGCTAAGGTTAATTGAGCTGGCTAATAATCATAAACTAAAGCGGTTGAATTTCATTGctacaaaaggaaaaatgtttcAGATAATATGTAATGTTGGTAACTTTAACTCACTTATGTTATTTCATCAATGGCATGAAACTTTCTAAACAGTAAAGCtatcattttttatgtaaagatgccatattatctgccttccttatgatgcaaattcaaataaTGTactattgttgttttgttgtgttacaaataaGCTACACCTTAAGTCATATTGAGTTattcttcaaaataaagtcaaacagTTGTATTTTTATACCTACAGTGACatattaattcaattaaatgagTTTTAAAGTTACCCGAGAAGATTTCAAACTTAATTTTATCAGATGTGTTTATGAAACTCTTGTCTCTTCAGGTGCAAAAAGCCAGACCCTCTAAGTCACAACTTTGTGCCAACCATATTTTCATCTCTCAGTTCACCTGATAAATATGATTAaccacatttaaacatttgaacaaatccagacactgaaaagaaaaagagcagtTAGCAGTATGGACAGAGGAGAGACTGATAATGCTGGAGAAGACTGTTTGGAGAtggacaaaggaggagaggaggttttGGGCAGGTCCTATAAAAAGGCCTCCTGTCAAATCACAATCAAGAAACTGAATGAGGAATGCGTGAGATAATATAGGACTTAAATATGTAAACTCAAGGATAAATTTAATTCTTTATCTGCCaaccaagaaaatattttttacatgaattAACTGGCCTGCTTTCGTGCGCTAAACTGTTCTCTTTTATGTTGGTCTTAAAGCTTAAGTCCTGTTTGTCACCTCTCAAGCAGTTTTTATTGGTAATGCACCCGAGAATGAATTtagcactttttatttttagctcatTTGTTTCATGTGTCAACAATGACAGCTAGCGTTAGTCGTGTTTTAAACAACACTGAATGTTATGCATGTCAGGCTGTGTACCATCATAATAGCTGCATTTTAGTCCTCCACCATTAGACAGCAGTTTGTTTTATGTGCAACAGTTGCAGCTGTTGACAGTAGGGCCATCTTAAAGCGTAAAGGGCATTTGATTTCAAGCACACCTCTGCTGTAGCAAGTACATGTGACAATTTCATCCAGTGAAGCACCCATTCATGGCAAAgctgtgttgatgtgttttgaCTCTTCATACTTAATTAGCTAATAACATAATGCCATCATTACACTTCCAAAATTTGTGTGTTAACTTTCTCTATGGACAGCATATGTTGAGAGTCCATGTAACAACGGTCTTATTTTTcatcaaaacacatgaaaaaccTGGATTGGGATCATATTTTGAGCTTTTATCATTTAAGTCCCTGAAGTGAAATTCTAAGAACTTCATTCTTACTCTGCAGTGTATTTTGAAATCAATGGATAAATTAAATGCTGATCTAGATCATTTACATATCAATCAAATTCTCAGTACAAATCAAAACCCACTCTCTAATAGTGATGAGAAATCTGCATCCAACCATGCCTTTGAGTTGAGATTTTTATCGTAATTTACACACAGTAAGACAGAAGGTTAACAGTCATActaaaaaagtcatggcaggaaaagcacagctgTGACATAACTTTGATAATTGCTGCAACCCACGCCACGGCCCTGAGATTATTAATGTAATTAGGTACACCTGTGTTTTACTgcttaaaagcaacaaaaggtcAGCTGTCAAACTGGGGTTTGAAGtggataaatatatttttcagacaTCACTGAAAAGAAAAGGACCTGTAAGATGTAGGAAGACATTAACTCTTATGATTCCAACACAGTCATCATCACTGAAGAAGCTTTAGGTTGTGCGATTTTATTAAGTGCCACATGAAACGCGAACATTATAGTGTATCTCTGAGTACTGCTGTAACTGGACAGGTGTAGGATCAATTATTTTCACACTAAATGTCCCGTGCATGcattatgcatttttaaatggTCTATATTATAGAATACAGTTCAatcacaaaaacatcaaaactatTTGTATATTGAATTCAACTATAGTCCCTCATAagcaacaaaacagcaaaacaagtcagcatatatgtatttttttttcattatttctacTTATAAATTCTCCTTACAAAAGTAATAGAAAAACTCAAGGGCTTTTGGCCTGACTAGCACAAAATTCACAAACTCCTTTGCATCTGTAACAACTTGGaccctctttccttctctctctctctctctctctctttcatgcacacacacagtcacgcACACATAGATGCAGGGAAGGCATGCAGAAAACACCATACTTCTACATGTGAAAGCTTGCATccattcacacccacacagcacTGTCTTTAcagaacattttataaaatggcATGCAGTGTAGGTGAGATTTTGGTCCTTTGTGTCAGCAGGAGATTCAAATGATCCTCAGAGAGCCAGTCCTGTTGAGTTTGTCTAAAGCGTTGGTGTTATGTAAATCTGGCCTTAGCACAATGTGATGTGGCTTGAGTCCATGGCAGCTGTGCATCATTAGAGCTAAGAATAACCTATAAGAGACCGGAGGCCATATGAAAAACGAAGCCCCAATGCTCATATAAGAAAGGCAAGAAAGTGAATCATAATATTGCAAAATATGGTTAAATgtgatcagaaaaaaaacaaaaaaacatcctctgCCATTTCGTAGACTAGTGTCCACCTCCACGCCCCATCCCAAGGTCTATAACCGAGTCCGATGGTGTGGAGCTTCAGAAGGACAAGTAGCACTCTGCGTCCAGAGACGGGCAGGTGTGGAGCGGCAGACTCATTGGCGCGGGGACACGGTGGCTTGAGGGGAACTTCCCGGGCCTTGGTACCTCTCTTTGGCGTGTTTCTCACAGTACATCACATCTCCGATGCAAAAGTGACCCCTCATCTTGAGGTTAAGACCGCAATCTGCACAAGTGTAGCACTCTGCGTGGCGGTAGCGGTCGTCCGTGATGCGCACGGCCAGTGTGCTGTGGAGAGATGAAACACACCGGACCATCAGACTACAGGGGGAAATGATTTTCCTTATTTCCAATGCAAATCAAGTGGAGAGTTGCACAGGTCAGCACTGATATACATCAGTTTAATTTGTATCTTCAAGGAAAAGTGACAAGATGACACCACAGCAAAAACATTAGCATGTTCATGTCATAAGGACACTTTCCTAATATCAAATGTTTTGGCAATGTGGTGTCACAATTTTTTTGTTCACCTTTCTCAATCAAGTGACAATATTTGAACTAAGGCAGCTAATGCATAACATCTGTATCACGACacttaaattaaaactaaaaatttGATCAGCtttagaaagaaataaaactgCCACACTGGCAGATTTGCTTTACTCGGTAAAATAAAGcttagtaataaaataaatcattaacacTCAAACATGAGTAAAATATGACCTTAAGACTTGTTCCAGTACCTTCAAGAATTACATGTAATAGTCATAATAACAGGTTGTTACTTTGGACACCCAAGTCATAGTTTACCCATCctccaaaaatataaaaatataaaacccacacacacttaATATCTCACTCTTCATCTGGAACATCTTATACTGCAGggcatattattttaataactaaCACATCCATGTAACTTCAGTGAACGTGTAACTGCAGGTAACTTACAGAATGCTGGTGCCGCATTTCTCACAGGTGTGGTTTTTCTTGACTCCTCCCACTGATGTGCTTTGTTTAGGGACATTGGGCGAAAGTTTCCCTGGAAACTTCAGGGCTGCCTCtggagtcacacacacatgaacagagCTGCTAAAACGGATGTTGTGACAGGCCTGCATCCCTGTTTATCGCATCAACACCTTGTTGGCCTTCACTGCACTCTGTCAGTGGAGCTGGTTTGTGTTTCCCACTCGTCATCACAAGCTCATCACCCACGGGACACGCGCCATGAAATTGCTTTCCACACATTGGTCATTATCACGTCATGAAAGAATGTTAGTGCTATCTGGATTTTATTTGTCCCGCCATTTATCAAAGCAGAGGGGTGGGAAAAGAAGGACAGATGCATTCCATGATATGCTGTTTACAATATGAACTGCACACTGGAGAGCTTTTCTTTCATCCTGCACAGGTGATGGCCAGATGGCATCGATGCGCTTTTAACAGGGATGATTTTAAAATGGAGAGCAGCCATCCAGACAACTCTCGGAGATATAATTTATGTTGCATTTGACAGAATAGCTGAATCCTGAGAACAGCCCGTGCAAAGGGGTTATTAAGATAAAGATCAGTCTAAAGGTTTAAAATTTTTTATGCAATCCTGCCAAGCTACTTCATGCAAACACTTTCATATACTTGTTATCTTGAGTAGGAGCACACTAAACACAACATCATGTAAATAAACCAGGTATTTTTCAGGATAAAAATGACAGTATATGCTTAGAGCTTCTAACCTTTCTCGTCAGCTTCCAGGACCTCTTGCAGCATTTTAAAGGTGTTGGACTGACGAGGCGCCGTGCGGGACTCCTTGTTCTCCTGAATCATCTTGTACACCTCCGAGTCCCTGTCGAACTTCTGCATGGCAAAGTCAGAGCTCGAACTGCTGTAGGaggaagggaaaaacaaaacaacatgatcACAGGTCTCAGGTTATCACGTTCACTTAACATCTTGGTGACGTGTTCAGCagaaaatgtacattaatgAAATGCTCGGGTCTGGTTTTACTGAATCCAGAGGAAATGAAGGAAGAGGCAGCAGCTGGCTTTGGGACTTTGACCTCTGCGCATTACGTCTAGATTGCACACCACAGGCAAGAGGCCAAACAGTGTCCAATAGCACATCATTACCCCAACAGGACCTCGTCATATCCCCTTACACTGAGGCACTTTCCCACTGACAGTGGAAGCTGTATAAAATGTGGGAAAACTTTGCAAAATAAGAGCAGTTAAATCTTTCCAGCAACCATCATTGTGTTAATGGATCAGAAAGTCCTACTGTATGCCCGAACCAAGGCATGATGTCGAATAACAGACTTGAGCTTTGTACTTTGGATTGATCAGGTCTATTAAAACAGCCACGAATCAACAATGAATGTCCTCCTATCAATGCAAAGGAGGGGGCAGGCGAGAAGAGTAAGCCTTCACCTTGGATCAAATGCCGTCAATTCattaagaaatgaatgaaataataaaaaagaacagtgGCTCACTTTACAAGCCAATTCTCAAACCCTGGTCTGGTGGAAAGGcagttactttttttactgCTTCCTCCATCGCTCCCGTTCCCTGCTGAGGAAACCCATGCATTCAAATCCGAACTGACGGATGATTCATAagtaaacacaaagacacaaagtatGTTCTTGTGTCAGTGTATTTGTCTGGAGGGAACCTGGTGAGTGTTTGCTGTCAGTAGGAACTGGTTGGCCCGGTGCACTAGCAGAGCCAGGTGTGGTTTGATGCCTGACACCTGTGGCCAACTTGTCAGCCAGAGTCAGTCAACTTAACCTGACCGACTGTCCGTCCTGTTATCACAAGCAACCGGCAGCTCAAATATTTACTCTTTTAATGGACACCTGTGCTGTGAAGAAAAACCTCCACCATGGAACCTGTTTGTTATTGTGACTTAATATGTAAACCTTTTTGGCACTAGAAGTTATATCGTTGTACAACAACAAGCTCATCAAGTAGCTTGACGGTGACGGATTTGGATGAAACAAGTTATGTTCGCTCTCTTCACCTGACACTGGATGTGACATCAGTACATAGTACGAGCTTTAGTTTGGGCCAGCAGGGTAGAAATAATGGTACTTTTTACACTATCAACCACTTTTACTGGAATAAGTTATTTGACAAATCAACTTAAGTCACATCATATTTGGTTTCAAAGCCTTTGAAGTCTATGGTATTTACGAACTGCAGATACTGCAGCAAATACTTGGCATCTTCCCTTCTTGCTTGTTTCAGGCTTTTGACTTCAGTCAGTCAAACACATGCCGAGTTGGATTAAGGTCAGATGAGTTATATGTTTAGGATCACTGTCCTGCTCCTTTGTCCAATCAGTGCAATCTTTGCATTAAAAGGGACGCTTAAAGCTGAACGTCAGCACTTTGACCTCATAGtgaaaagttttattttaatagaacatataaataaaaccttaaaaaacagTGTCACTCTCCATATAATTATGGATCTCTTTTCTACATGCAACATTCATCAATGTGTTGCATATAAAACATCATCTCACATGTTCATAGTGGTTCATAAGCTTCATGCTTGGCCATATACGTGTTTCGTAATGCCTGCTTTTCAGCTTCAGACTTACCACTAAATGAACATATCTGAAACAGGAGAtggcaaacagacaaacatgtgACCGAGGCAAACGCTTAGACCCTATCCTCTGAATCACAGAACATGGTTCAAATTGAAAACAGACCTCTAAAGCACACCCTCCAAGTTCTCCACATGCTCAGCAGCTCCACCCTCAGAAATCCATTTCCATTTTTGCCTCACTCACCATCCCTTTTGAAATTGCATTCTCAAACCAAATGGAAAGTCGAGGTCGAAtgggaggaaaacaaacaacagaagtGAGGGTGAGAGGGGACAGCATGCATCTGAACAAGCAGTCGCGTGCACACGGATTTGCAGtggaagcattttttttttttttttaagtatcatgtatcagtagGTCATCTGAAAAATTGTGAGCGTTAAAATGTTGTCCATCTACACAATGTAGATTAATGTGTTGCTGGTTTCCATGCACAGACTTGGCACAGTGCTGCAATGATAAGGATCTAGTTATAGCACATGAGCGTAGCCAAAACATATAAGATCACAGCCACAACCAAATTCCAACCACATTTCTCAAACAGTCTTACTAGCAGTCCAACAACTAAACCATAGTCAATACTTCCTGACAAAAGAAATCCAATTGACAAAAGTCTAAATGACAAGACTCAcctcaaacagaaagaaagagggaacaAAGAAAGATAGCTCAGCTATTCTTTCCAGTTCATGTCCCTGTATTTCAATGCTGGAACAACTCAAAACatataagagaaaaaaacaatattagatGCCGAACACACACCTCTAGCTTCACAagacaagacagaaaaacaagagtCGAACTGAAAGGTGTGCATCTGGGTTGAAACTCATTGGACATGCGACATGAAGGGGTGGGTAAATGGGTGTCACTGgttctgtgattggctgggGAGGAGCTATGAGAGGCTTGGGTTGCAGGCTGGGGGCTCCAGAGTGGGGGCCAATCAGGGGGAGAAGTAAAAATCTAACTTTTGGGGGAATATGGTTTGTTTGGATTATGAATGCAGTCGCTGACACGTCATATCACTAGCCATGGTTACCCAGGGGGGAACTGGGGCCAAAGTCAACCGTCCTgcactgtgaaaacacaaagcacCAGGCTCTCCAGCAGAGGGAGTGGACACAGAGGATTGTGTGCGAGTCTAAAAAGAAGATTTTCATTTCTGCTGAGACAAAAAACTTTGGTGAGTGTGAGTAAATTCTAAAAATGTTCTGAGGGCAGCACCTGCACGCTATCAGCTGTCAAATTACAGCTGCTTCACCTCATCAGAGGGGGCGAGGCAGGAAAGAGTAAACTGAAGTGCAGGTGGCGGACACAATAAAGAGTTTCCCAAAGGCTGAAAGTTCATTTGTCAACTCAAGAGTGCAGCTGCAAACAGCTCAAAGCACCAACGGTCAGCTACAACACAGCAGGAAATTAAAAAGCTGACTAACAATTGTGCACTTAATGAATGCATTGTGTTGACCGAATTATCAATCCATTTGCACTTTCAACTGACTTTCCACAAAGACCTTttgaaagggaagaaaaagaatTTGAAATATACAAAGGAATGTGTCCAGAAGAGATTTGCTACCAGATGAATTCCAAATATGGGTAAAACTAGAATATCATAACCAGTGAAATAACCTCATGTCATCCAACACAATATCcctgcaataaaaaatacttttgacagGCTTATGGTGAGTATTTTATGTTGAAACACTGTGAGAGCTGTTGACTCAACCTTACTGTGGGGGTAAGTAAATACCATTGTGTTGTTAGGAGAGATTACACACATCCATTAAACAATTTAGAACTAAATACAGCCTCAAACTTCattaatttaacttttcttcACAAAAGGCAGTTATTACTGCTAGCACAGTGTTTCCCCCACGTTCACACAGCAGCGCCGCTGCTGAATTTTCTCCGCCGCTGCAATAAAAATCCttctcctaattttttttttttttttttttttacgtagctccttttagaaaatatacagcGCGTAACGTCAATTGCGCAGCACGCGGCACATCGTCACGTAACCaacatcaaagaagaaaaatacattcattctaGCAGTAGCGAGTGAAGCGGAAGAtcgaagaaagaaggaaagagagacagacagacagagagagagagagacagagagagagacagagacagagagagagagagagagagagagagagagacagacagagagagagagagagagaagtaagTTGCTAAAATGTGTCGCTTCATGACCACCAGTGTTAAAAACCCTCTGAGcccaatcattttattgtatctatAAATCGCAACCTCCGTGCTGTTTTTCCtctagtattgtgtgtgtgtgtgtgtgtgtgtgtgtgtgtgtgtgtgtgtgtgtgtgtgtgtgtgtgtaggcctatgtgtgtgtgcgtgttgtcgCTCTTTTTGGGATCACCGGCTCCGATCTTGCGGCGATGTGAAAGGGGCACCATGcggttggtgtggttggtgtggtcggTTGGTGTTATCCGCGTTATCCAACGCGTTTACTCGCGTTGGATAACGCGAGTAAACGCGTTGGATAACGCGAGTACGCGCCAAACCTGACGCTTGATCATTGTGTGGTGGTTCAACGCGTCAACGCGCCAACGCAGCTAGATGAGTCCATGTCCATGCAAGTGAACGGAGCGTTCCCTCTTCGTCATAACtatcaaaccaaacatccttCACATTCACCGAGCGAAcattatgaaagtaaaatgcacatttctcgctaaaaatgtttccataaaCGCATTTAATGGCGTAACTATGGTACTATTTCCACCCAGAATAAAGATCTCCTGTCGCTCTCTTGTCCTCTTCCCCTGACTCTCACTGTCTCACAAAGGAGCTGAGCTCACCTGAGGTCTATTTGTAGTGCTAAGGCTCACACTGATTGGTATTcaattagctttattttttatttttcatgtgtgtgagtctgtgttcttttcaaattttagttaggtttataatttaaaaagatgtgttttgcccattgttgcaggagatttcatttttgaacaaagtgtcttatgtaaaaaacagttagtgtttaagcattaggcaaaaatctgtaaataaattgtgcaaattatatttgcattttttgtttaaatattactatacaaaaatataaaaatctgtaaatgaagacacaaaaggcaaagttaCAACACCAATAATCCCatctacagtaatacacaggactgtttgaataggatttaagtgcatattctcctctcaaagtgcaccagattcaTGCATTCCAATGTAAAGGGTACAAAAAAATTTCGGCCGGGGGGGCATGCCCCCGGACCCCCCTAGAGGGTTCGGGGGCCACACCAccgctgctgaaaaaaatcctGCGGGAAAGATCATATTTCCACCTCATGTTTCATAGCAACAAAAGATACACACCTCTAATGTTTAAGTTGCATCTGTAGCAGACTGCAGTCACTTATGGGGTGAACTAAGGTGTTTTTATCCAGTTTTATTGGTGTAAAATTGTGAGTTGTCTTTACCTGCGACGAGGAGACATGGGTACGTCCCGATCAATGGGGCTGTGGGGTGAGTAGCGTCCTGGTGGGGTCGGGGTTCTGCTGGACACAGAATTATTCCTGTAGTCTGAAGGGGAGAACTCCTGTGGAGGAACGAAAGAAAGAGACTGGGCGTGAGCATGAAAGTCAAACAACATGCAGCAGCTGAAATCAAGTTTGCAGTTCAGAGTCGAGTTATCTATTGAAACGGTGTGCAAGTGCTTAGACCATGATGCAATGTTACTGTAAAAAGAGTCCCAATAAGAGCTACAGTATGTTCAGTGGAGAGGCAGGAATTCACCAGCAATGTTTCTGGATCGCTGCTCCTCCATGCAGCGTATTGGCCCTGAACATTGTAGCGTCCTTGTTTCAGTAAGCTCTAAATCTGAGGAGACTGCACTGTATGACAAGtaggattaaaacaaattatgaCACATTATTACGTAGGCTCTATTCTGTCAGGATCAAAAACTAGTACGATTTATCAGTAGACTAAAATTAGCTCCAGAGGGAGAAACGACACATACAGAACACCACCAAGCCTTTTTACTTAGTCATCAACCATTTGACTGAAACCTGGAGAAGTTCTTTCAGTGTCGAATAAACAAAAGACTTTGTCATTGTTTGATTGTACGTGATGCCCTGCGTTCTCAAACTTTCTATTGCATGAGTCACGCCCAACATTCCTCTACTGCGGGCTGATCAGTCTCAACAGTCACAGCAACCcacatcattgttttttgtttttttcttgattacCATTTACATCACAAGCTTTACTTCAGCCCCTCAGCTGATAGATGATAGATTTTGTGGCAACAGATGTTTGGCACCGACTCTAGTGTTGGTCTGATGGGAAAGACAGCCAGCATGTACTTCAATGGCTTCCAGATGTTGTGCAAATCTCA
This sequence is a window from Anoplopoma fimbria isolate UVic2021 breed Golden Eagle Sablefish chromosome 13, Afim_UVic_2022, whole genome shotgun sequence. Protein-coding genes within it:
- the pdlim2 gene encoding PDZ and LIM domain protein 2, with the translated sequence MALTVNLIGPSPWGFRIFGGRDFKKAITVSKVNGGSKAEKAELQPGDIILEINGENTADMLNVEAQNKIKNSKTQLQLVVDRPDPPSPGQTNGINEQFTGRFQEAVIVSRDENQNYREYTISSPASLSPGPYSPDPFPSPDVKRERLTPTTNKGVQLRPWSPEEKSHRLSRPLSQEFSPSDYRNNSVSSRTPTPPGRYSPHSPIDRDVPMSPRRSSSSSDFAMQKFDRDSEVYKMIQENKESRTAPRQSNTFKMLQEVLEADEKEAALKFPGKLSPNVPKQSTSVGGVKKNHTCEKCGTSILTLAVRITDDRYRHAECYTCADCGLNLKMRGHFCIGDVMYCEKHAKERYQGPGSSPQATVSPRQ